The proteins below are encoded in one region of Methanofollis aquaemaris:
- a CDS encoding ferredoxin-thioredoxin reductase catalytic domain-containing protein, translating to MTDRVTDEEVEKVCLRLDREAEAGGYHLNPDTEFVKDLVRGLLANERRYGYPACPCRLSIGVKEADADIVCPCEYRDPDLAEYGACYCTLYVTGAVVAGEQTVGRVPERRPPGGPTKSAAKRPAHLTGSLPYPVHRCRVCGYLCARDEPPEICPICRAKKDRFERFL from the coding sequence GTGACCGACAGAGTCACCGACGAGGAGGTCGAGAAGGTATGTCTCCGCCTGGACCGTGAGGCCGAGGCCGGGGGCTACCATCTCAACCCTGACACTGAGTTTGTAAAAGACCTGGTCAGGGGCCTTCTGGCCAACGAACGGCGGTATGGGTACCCGGCATGCCCGTGCCGTCTCAGTATCGGGGTGAAGGAGGCCGACGCCGACATCGTCTGCCCGTGTGAGTACCGCGATCCCGATCTCGCCGAATACGGCGCCTGCTACTGCACTCTCTATGTCACAGGGGCGGTCGTCGCCGGCGAACAAACGGTCGGCCGGGTGCCCGAACGCCGCCCGCCCGGCGGCCCCACGAAGAGCGCCGCAAAACGGCCGGCCCATCTTACGGGCTCGCTCCCGTACCCGGTCCACCGGTGCCGGGTCTGCGGGTATCTCTGCGCACGCGATGAACCGCCCGAGATCTGCCCGATCTGCCGGGCGAAAAAAGATCGGTTTGAGAGGTTTTTGTAG
- a CDS encoding heavy metal-binding domain-containing protein has protein sequence MIITTTDTIPGRDFETLGLVVGNTVQAKNIGRDILSGLKGVIGGEITAYTEMLSEAREIALDRMEKEAEKLGADAVVALRFSTAEAMPGAAELMAYGTAVRFR, from the coding sequence ATGATCATCACAACCACCGACACCATCCCCGGCCGCGACTTCGAGACACTCGGCCTCGTCGTGGGCAACACCGTACAGGCAAAGAACATCGGACGCGACATCCTGAGCGGACTCAAAGGCGTGATCGGCGGGGAGATCACCGCCTACACCGAGATGCTCTCCGAGGCACGGGAGATCGCACTCGATCGGATGGAGAAAGAGGCCGAGAAACTCGGTGCCGACGCTGTCGTCGCGCTCAGGTTCTCTACCGCGGAGGCGATGCCCGGCGCCGCCGAACTGATGGCCTACGGGACCGCGGTCAGGTTCAGGTAA
- a CDS encoding HAD family hydrolase: protein MLFDMDNTLWDFVGAKREACRAVVEDLGAGDAEALYQYFRRPGVGYEDLQNIRDYLAMLGAGREAFGRSCWVYERAKLTSIRLFDGVEETLGAIAGAGITMAVVTDAYSFQALARLEQTGLRDYFSYLVTPDLTGRKKPDPTQFCCAINALSAEPATTMVVGDSIRREVAPAKALGMQAAYALYGDHSEGPEPICRPDYVLQEIRDLIPALGIEFPSGSLRV, encoded by the coding sequence GTGCTCTTCGACATGGACAACACGCTCTGGGACTTCGTCGGCGCGAAGAGAGAGGCGTGCCGGGCGGTCGTCGAGGATCTCGGAGCCGGCGACGCCGAAGCACTCTACCAGTATTTCAGGCGGCCCGGCGTCGGGTACGAGGACTTGCAGAACATCAGGGACTATCTTGCCATGCTCGGTGCCGGAAGAGAGGCCTTCGGCCGTTCGTGCTGGGTCTACGAGAGGGCCAAACTCACCTCGATCAGGCTCTTCGACGGCGTGGAGGAGACCCTGGGGGCCATCGCCGGTGCCGGGATCACCATGGCCGTCGTCACCGACGCCTACTCTTTCCAGGCGCTGGCGCGACTGGAACAGACCGGGCTCAGGGACTATTTTTCGTATCTTGTCACCCCCGACCTGACCGGCCGGAAAAAACCCGACCCGACACAGTTCTGCTGCGCCATCAACGCCCTCTCTGCCGAACCGGCCACGACGATGGTCGTGGGAGACAGCATCCGCCGCGAGGTCGCACCCGCAAAGGCGCTCGGGATGCAGGCGGCCTATGCACTGTACGGCGACCACAGCGAGGGGCCCGAACCCATCTGCAGGCCCGACTATGTGCTCCAGGAGATCAGGGATCTCATCCCGGCGTTGGGGATCGAGTTCCCCTCTGGGTCGCTCCGGGTGTGA
- a CDS encoding PIN domain-containing protein has product MSEMLIASREIPALINHFGGEVVISYPIYGIRLLEARPEGTGYRISILSNPDEFYAASLRFGEHAMEMPFFSDFEECLLASGVTTYANMEAFREKAKIYRGLKKEISFGLDTNLMYHRFFTTSRALRPDEVILTGIVRQEIEYVLNHKYSARFIAELRESAPEASWYIAEFENRRKKKSRKAAYLAMPEYKTLRDRAILVDEGEKAVHATRENDQMIVEALRRFEEKRFGLPVLLTADGSMADLCDAEGVEYFLFRAPYHPKPRHASPETFFKLVAHLALSFGVVTIGSAVLFGEFGGKGDDPDAFRLTFIGDDHHTECERDIELCRKLSALGIRR; this is encoded by the coding sequence ATGAGCGAGATGCTGATCGCGAGCCGGGAGATCCCGGCCCTCATCAATCACTTCGGCGGCGAGGTCGTCATCTCGTATCCGATCTACGGGATCCGTCTTCTCGAAGCGCGGCCCGAGGGTACGGGCTACCGGATCTCCATCCTCTCCAACCCCGACGAGTTCTATGCCGCTTCGCTCAGGTTCGGCGAGCACGCGATGGAGATGCCGTTCTTCTCTGACTTCGAGGAATGTCTCCTTGCCAGCGGGGTCACCACCTATGCGAACATGGAGGCGTTCAGGGAGAAGGCGAAGATCTACCGCGGGCTGAAGAAGGAGATCTCGTTCGGGCTCGACACCAACCTCATGTACCACCGCTTCTTCACCACGAGTCGCGCCCTCCGTCCCGACGAGGTGATCCTCACGGGGATCGTGCGCCAGGAAATCGAGTACGTGCTCAACCACAAATATTCGGCCCGCTTCATCGCCGAACTGCGGGAGAGTGCGCCCGAAGCCAGCTGGTATATCGCCGAGTTCGAGAACCGGCGGAAGAAAAAGTCGAGGAAGGCGGCGTACCTCGCGATGCCCGAGTACAAGACCCTCCGCGACCGGGCCATCCTCGTCGATGAAGGAGAGAAGGCGGTGCATGCCACCCGCGAGAACGACCAGATGATCGTCGAGGCCCTCCGCCGGTTCGAGGAGAAGCGGTTCGGCCTGCCGGTTCTCCTCACCGCGGACGGGTCGATGGCCGACCTCTGCGATGCCGAGGGGGTGGAATATTTTCTCTTCAGGGCACCCTACCACCCAAAACCCCGCCATGCCTCGCCCGAGACCTTCTTCAAACTCGTCGCCCACCTTGCTCTCTCCTTTGGCGTCGTCACCATCGGATCGGCCGTCCTCTTCGGCGAGTTCGGGGGGAAGGGGGACGACCCCGATGCCTTCAGGCTCACCTTCATCGGCGATGACCATCATACCGAGTGCGAGAGGGACATCGAACTATGCAGGAAACTTTCGGCCCTGGGGATCCGGCGATAA
- a CDS encoding DUF1622 domain-containing protein produces MSLELLVEAYRLAAESLSFVGALVIIYGGIRAAVRTLQKEVLKKPFKYHDIRLGFTSKIVFGLDFLIASDILLTLIAPSQEELLVLGATVIIRTIMGYFLTKEAQEFVFD; encoded by the coding sequence ATGAGTCTTGAACTCCTCGTCGAGGCCTACCGACTCGCCGCGGAGAGCCTCAGCTTTGTAGGGGCGCTCGTGATCATCTACGGCGGGATCAGGGCCGCGGTGAGGACGCTGCAGAAAGAAGTGTTGAAAAAACCGTTCAAATACCATGACATCAGGCTGGGGTTCACCTCCAAGATCGTCTTCGGCCTCGACTTTCTCATCGCCTCCGACATCCTCCTCACCCTCATCGCCCCGAGCCAGGAGGAGTTGCTCGTCCTCGGTGCCACGGTCATCATCAGGACGATCATGGGATATTTTCTCACCAAAGAGGCACAGGAGTTTGTCTTCGATTGA
- a CDS encoding FecCD family ABC transporter permease, whose translation MHLADGEVPQEYLQYTGRKISAILGGVAILILLLILSISVGAVWIPPAEVATALVSGLIERVNGFFNLSLPNVFAGQVPQMEDSIIWNIRLPQALAGIVAGLGLSVAGLAMQSILRNPLASPYTLGTSHAAAFGAAFSVMILGAGTMQSTGTSVNISNPLLTTVSAFVFALLATLVILAISKMRQTSPEVMVLAGVAIGSLAVAGTMFLQYFADDNQLAAMVFWTFGDLGRASWNELPIIAVPVALAAVYFYLNSWNYNAIDAGDETAKGLGVNVERIRLVGMLLASMVIAIVVAFLGVIGFVGLVCPHMVRRVIGDDHRFLIPGSCVAGAVLLLAADTVARIMLAPHILPVAILTAFMGAPVFLYLLVRGYARC comes from the coding sequence ATGCATCTCGCTGACGGGGAGGTTCCCCAGGAATATCTCCAATACACCGGCCGGAAGATCTCGGCCATCCTCGGGGGGGTGGCCATCCTCATTCTCCTTCTCATCCTCTCCATCTCGGTGGGGGCGGTCTGGATCCCGCCGGCCGAGGTGGCGACCGCCCTCGTCTCCGGGTTGATCGAGCGGGTCAACGGATTCTTCAACCTCTCGCTCCCGAACGTCTTCGCGGGCCAGGTGCCCCAGATGGAGGACTCGATCATCTGGAACATCAGGCTCCCTCAGGCCCTCGCGGGCATCGTCGCCGGGCTCGGGCTCTCGGTTGCGGGCCTCGCGATGCAGTCGATCCTCAGGAATCCGCTCGCTTCGCCCTACACCCTCGGGACCTCCCATGCCGCCGCGTTCGGGGCGGCCTTCTCGGTGATGATCCTCGGAGCCGGGACGATGCAGAGCACCGGCACCTCGGTGAACATCTCCAACCCCCTTCTCACCACCGTCAGCGCCTTCGTCTTCGCGCTCCTCGCCACCCTCGTGATCCTGGCCATCTCGAAGATGCGGCAGACCTCGCCCGAGGTGATGGTCCTCGCCGGCGTCGCCATCGGCTCTCTCGCCGTTGCAGGGACGATGTTTTTGCAGTACTTTGCCGACGACAACCAGCTCGCCGCGATGGTCTTCTGGACCTTCGGCGACCTGGGCCGTGCAAGCTGGAACGAGCTTCCCATCATCGCCGTGCCGGTCGCCCTCGCGGCGGTGTACTTCTATCTCAACAGCTGGAACTACAATGCCATCGACGCCGGAGACGAGACCGCAAAGGGGCTCGGCGTCAACGTGGAACGGATCCGGCTCGTCGGGATGCTCCTCGCCTCCATGGTCATTGCCATCGTCGTCGCCTTCCTCGGCGTGATCGGGTTTGTCGGCCTCGTCTGTCCGCACATGGTCAGGCGGGTCATCGGCGACGACCACCGCTTCCTCATTCCCGGCTCCTGTGTCGCCGGGGCGGTCCTTCTCCTCGCCGCCGACACCGTGGCCAGGATCATGCTCGCCCCCCATATCCTGCCGGTGGCGATCCTCACCGCGTTCATGGGCGCTCCGGTCTTCCTGTATCTGCTGGTACGGGGGTATGCACGATGTTGA
- a CDS encoding iron ABC transporter substrate-binding protein yields the protein MSRRTFLYLCLSAALLACLCIAGCTGTQGGATVQDNPAPAETVTITDGAGRSVTVPATIEHVVCSGSGSLRYLTYLGAQDRIVGVDDIEKREQPMDARPYFLANPQFKDYPLIGEFRGHDDPEKILALKPDVIFKTYATSGYDPEELQQKTGIPVVVLNYGDLSFHRDDFCQSLRTMGKVLGTDDRAEEVIAFFDERIADLDTRTKDVPDSEKTRAYVGGIAYRGAHGLQSTETSYPPFVFVNAVNVAYDTSKAPDEQLQTGTPVAKEKILEWDPEIIFVDLATLQLTDGSSAIDELKNDPSYAGLSAKKNGEVYGVLPYNWYSQNQGSILADAYYVGKVLYPDQFADIDPAAEADEIYTFLVKKPVFGEMNDDFQQMAFTKLSI from the coding sequence GTGTCAAGACGTACGTTTCTCTACCTCTGTTTATCGGCAGCCCTCCTGGCATGCCTCTGTATCGCAGGATGCACCGGCACGCAGGGCGGCGCCACCGTCCAGGACAACCCCGCCCCCGCTGAGACTGTCACCATCACCGACGGTGCGGGCCGCAGCGTGACCGTGCCCGCCACCATCGAACACGTCGTCTGCTCAGGCTCGGGCAGCCTGCGCTACCTCACCTACCTCGGCGCCCAGGACCGGATCGTCGGGGTCGACGACATCGAAAAACGCGAGCAACCGATGGACGCCCGCCCGTACTTCCTTGCCAACCCCCAGTTCAAGGACTACCCCCTCATCGGCGAGTTCAGGGGCCACGACGACCCCGAGAAGATCCTCGCCCTCAAGCCGGACGTGATCTTCAAGACCTACGCCACCTCAGGCTACGACCCCGAAGAACTCCAGCAGAAGACCGGCATCCCGGTCGTCGTCCTCAACTACGGCGACCTCAGTTTCCACCGGGACGACTTCTGCCAGTCGCTGCGGACGATGGGCAAGGTGCTCGGCACCGATGACCGCGCCGAAGAAGTGATCGCCTTCTTCGACGAGCGGATCGCCGACCTGGACACCAGGACCAAAGACGTCCCTGACAGCGAGAAGACCCGCGCCTATGTCGGCGGTATCGCCTACCGCGGTGCACACGGGCTGCAGTCCACCGAGACCTCCTACCCGCCTTTCGTCTTCGTGAACGCCGTCAACGTCGCCTACGACACCTCGAAGGCCCCTGACGAGCAGCTCCAGACCGGCACCCCGGTCGCCAAGGAAAAGATCCTGGAGTGGGATCCTGAGATCATCTTCGTCGACCTCGCCACCCTCCAGCTCACCGACGGCTCAAGCGCCATCGACGAACTGAAGAACGACCCCTCCTACGCCGGGCTCTCGGCAAAGAAGAACGGCGAAGTCTACGGTGTCCTCCCGTACAACTGGTACAGCCAGAACCAGGGTTCCATCCTGGCCGACGCCTACTATGTCGGCAAGGTGCTGTATCCCGATCAGTTCGCCGACATCGACCCGGCCGCGGAAGCCGACGAGATCTACACCTTCCTGGTGAAGAAACCGGTCTTCGGTGAGATGAACGACGACTTCCAGCAGATGGCGTTCACGAAACTGAGTATCTGA
- a CDS encoding glutaredoxin family protein has translation MDLIHVDGKKKGQILLYALSTCGWCAKTKDLLNTLGVEYDYLFVDQLPKDEMEKVYTEIIHRYNPMGSFPTLVINGKTIVGYQEDEIREALV, from the coding sequence ATGGACCTGATACATGTCGACGGCAAGAAGAAGGGGCAGATCCTGCTCTATGCCCTGAGCACCTGCGGCTGGTGCGCAAAGACCAAAGATCTCCTCAATACCCTTGGCGTGGAGTACGACTACCTTTTCGTCGACCAACTCCCCAAGGACGAGATGGAGAAGGTCTACACTGAGATTATTCACCGCTACAATCCGATGGGATCGTTTCCCACGCTGGTGATCAACGGGAAGACGATCGTGGGCTACCAGGAAGACGAGATCAGGGAGGCGCTGGTGTGA
- a CDS encoding DNA-methyltransferase has product MKRIEPYFSCDGATLLHGDAIECMASIPDGSVDLVFADPPYNLSNGGFTCQGGKRAPVDKGAWDQSAGIEEDFEFHRRWIEACGRVLRDGGTIWISGTYHSIYVCGFALQALGFQILNDICWYKPNAPPNLSTRYFTASHETLIWAKKGEERHTFNYDEMKNGEWEYDVIKRPGKQMRSVWSVPAPKRSEKKEGKHPTQKPLALLERVVLASSEEGDLVLDPFAGSSTTGLAAVMHGRRFLGIEREEEYLDLSVRRFRALMD; this is encoded by the coding sequence ATGAAGCGAATAGAGCCTTATTTTTCATGCGATGGTGCGACGCTCCTGCACGGCGATGCGATCGAGTGCATGGCGTCCATCCCCGACGGCTCGGTCGACCTCGTCTTTGCCGATCCCCCGTATAATCTTTCCAACGGCGGCTTCACCTGCCAGGGTGGGAAGCGGGCGCCGGTCGACAAGGGTGCATGGGACCAGAGCGCAGGGATCGAGGAGGACTTCGAATTTCATCGCCGGTGGATCGAGGCCTGCGGCAGGGTGCTCAGGGACGGGGGGACGATCTGGATCAGCGGCACCTACCACTCGATCTATGTCTGCGGTTTCGCCCTCCAGGCTCTGGGTTTTCAGATCCTCAACGATATCTGCTGGTACAAACCCAACGCTCCCCCGAACCTCAGCACCCGCTACTTCACCGCAAGCCACGAGACCCTGATCTGGGCAAAGAAGGGGGAGGAACGGCACACCTTCAACTACGACGAGATGAAGAACGGCGAGTGGGAGTACGATGTCATCAAACGTCCGGGAAAACAGATGCGGTCGGTCTGGTCGGTCCCGGCCCCCAAGCGTTCCGAGAAGAAGGAGGGGAAGCACCCGACCCAGAAGCCGCTCGCCCTCCTGGAGCGGGTGGTGCTCGCGAGTTCCGAGGAGGGTGACCTGGTCCTCGACCCCTTTGCCGGGAGTTCGACAACCGGGCTTGCGGCCGTGATGCACGGCCGGCGGTTCCTGGGGATCGAGCGGGAGGAGGAGTACCTCGACCTCTCGGTCCGGCGGTTTCGAGCGCTGATGGACTGA
- a CDS encoding ABC transporter ATP-binding protein, protein MLIEVSDVRFEYNSRAVLQDVAFSVENGQVVSIMGPNGVGKTTLLKCMNAILRPKAGSVMVGDDDVLALEQLEIAKRIGYVPQRCETGRLTAFDAILLGRRPYIRWKVTEHDLRLVDAAIKRLCLQDLSLRFIDEMSGGELQKVSIARALVQEPRVLLLDEPTSSLDLRNQIDIMDTVREAVATHNVAAVLTMHDLNTALRYSDRFIFLKGGTIYAAGGAEIVTPEVIAAVYGVPVDVETHRGFPLVIPAA, encoded by the coding sequence ATGTTGATCGAAGTATCAGATGTCAGGTTCGAGTACAACTCGCGGGCCGTCCTCCAGGACGTGGCGTTCTCGGTGGAGAACGGGCAGGTCGTCTCGATCATGGGCCCCAACGGCGTCGGGAAGACGACGCTGCTCAAGTGCATGAACGCCATCCTCCGCCCGAAGGCCGGGTCGGTGATGGTCGGCGACGACGACGTCCTTGCCCTCGAACAGTTGGAGATCGCCAAAAGGATCGGCTACGTCCCGCAGCGGTGCGAGACCGGGCGGCTCACCGCCTTCGACGCCATCCTGCTGGGCCGGCGGCCGTACATCCGCTGGAAGGTGACCGAGCACGACCTCAGACTGGTGGACGCGGCGATCAAGAGGCTCTGCCTGCAAGACCTCTCGCTCAGGTTCATCGACGAGATGAGCGGCGGCGAACTCCAGAAGGTGAGCATCGCGAGGGCCCTGGTCCAGGAGCCCAGGGTGCTCCTCCTCGACGAACCGACGAGCAGCCTCGACCTGCGCAACCAGATCGATATCATGGACACCGTGCGCGAGGCGGTCGCCACCCACAACGTCGCCGCCGTCCTCACGATGCACGACCTCAACACCGCCCTCAGGTACTCGGACCGCTTCATCTTCCTCAAGGGCGGGACGATCTATGCCGCCGGCGGGGCCGAGATCGTGACCCCCGAGGTGATCGCCGCCGTCTATGGCGTGCCGGTCGACGTGGAGACCCACCGCGGTTTCCCGCTCGTGATCCCGGCCGCATAA